The DNA sequence AAAAAACAAAAAAACAACAACGGATCTCAGAGGCTTTCTATCACAATGGTGGGGTAATATTCAACGGTCACTTTTCCCTAATCTTCAAGAAGAGCTAGGACCATTAACTTCGCCATTACAAAAAGTAATAATGACGCTAGAAATGCTTCGTGTTGAAGAATTTGTCCGAGAGCAATGGTATAGCCGAGGTCGTCCATCAAGTTCACGCAAAGCGATAGCCAGAGCTTTTGTAGCCAAGGCCGTGTTAAATTTAGCTACTACACGAACTTTACTTGATCGCCTTTATATTGATGTACGCCTTCGGCGCATATGTGGGTTTTTAACAA is a window from the Deltaproteobacteria bacterium genome containing:
- a CDS encoding IS5/IS1182 family transposase is translated as MKKNKKTTTDLRGFLSQWWGNIQRSLFPNLQEELGPLTSPLQKVIMTLEMLRVEEFVREQWYSRGRPSSSRKAIARAFVAKAVLNLATTRTLLDRLYIDVRLRRICGFLT